GCAGCGGGAGAAGCAGGAAAATGCGCTGAACATATCCGGCAAACAGCCCGGGAAGCCGCCGTTTTTCGAGCTTCCGGGCAAAGTGCTTCATTTGGACGGCGATCCCGCGTATTTGCGCAAAAGCATGCAAGTATACAGCGAGCTGTTGATTCCTGCCGAAGGGCACTTTGTGCAGGAAGCCAACATGCCGGAGGCGCTGTATCGCCTGCTGCCCGCAGTGAAACCCGATATCGTGGTGATTACGGGGCATGACGGTCTTTTGAAGCGGCGCAAGGAAGGGCAAGTGCATGATTTGTACAGCTATAAAAATTCCATCAATTTTGCCAAGGCGGTCGGCATCGCCAGACACTACGAACGGAATCGCGATTTGCTCACGGTCATAGCGGGAGCGTGCCAATCCCATTTTGAAGCATTGCTGCAAGCCGGCGCGAATTTTGCCAGTTCCCCGAAACGCATCCTCATTCATGCCCTCGATCCCGTCTATATCGCCGCCAAAGTTGCCTATACGCCGATTAAAGAAACCATCAACATTTATGATGTGATCAGCCATACGATTAGCGGCATGCAAGGTTTGGGGGGCATCGAGTCAAAAGGCAGCTACCGGATTGGCATGCCAAGATGGTAATGCGTGGAAGGGGTAAATTTGAACATTTTGTGAATTATGCAAGGGAACGGCTGCAAAAAAACGGCTTGAAATCGAGCAAATGCCGTTGACAATGGGTTTGGTCGCCTGCTATAATAATTAGCTTAGTTTGACACGCCCCCTCTTTTTCAGGTATAATGTACAAGGAAAGAGGTGGTAGTTGAAAGATGGCAAAAAATGCGCTTATTGAAATCAAACGCAGTTTAGATGCCCATGTCGGGCGAAGAATCATGCTGAAAGCAAACGGTGGAAGACGAAAAACCATCGAAAGAACCGGCATCCTGGAAGAAACCTACCCTTCTGTTTTCATTGTAAAGCTGGATCAGGAACAACATTCGTTCAAACGAGTTTCTTACAGCTATGCGGACATATTGACGGAATCGGTTGAAGTGACCGTTTGTCATGATGACGGACAAGTCCGCATTTCATATGCTCCCGTATAAATGATTGGCTGCAAGCGGCGAAGGCGCTCCTTCGCCGCTTTTAATTTTTTTGCAACCGAAGCATACTACCTGGATGACAGGAGGAAAGGAGGGGGCGAAATGGGGCGCAGAGGCAGAGGCCGCAGCGTCATGTCGGAGGAACTGAAAACGGAATTGGCCAAAGACCTCGGGTTTTACGACACCGTTCGTCGGAACGGTTGGGGCGGCATCACCACGAAGGACGCGGGCAATATGGTGAAGAAAGCAATCCAGATGGCCGAAGAGACACTCGCCAAACCGAACGGCAACGATCGGCGGAATTAATCAATGCGCACTATATGCACGGTTGCAAATGGGTTACAAGGATGGAATGGGGCAATGACTGTTCCATCTTTTCTTTTGCATGCTTTCGCTTTTTTTGCCGTTTTTTGCTATGATAGAGCTTAACATTTACCACTGAAGGTGACTTATGATCGTTTATGAAAAAGCGCCGGCAAAGATTAATTTGTCGCTCGACATTTTGGGCAAACGGGCAGACGGTTATCATGAAGTGGAAATGGTCATGGCCAGCATCGATTTGTTTGACCGTCTCGAATTGGCGGAACTTACGGAAGATCGGATTGTCGTTTCCAGCCAGGCGGGCTTTATTCCCCTGGACGAGCGGAATTTGGCCTATCAAGCGGCTGACCTGATGAAGCGCGAGTTCAACATCAAACAAGGCGTGAAAATTCATATCGATAAACGGATTCCGGTTGCCGCCGGGCTTGCCGGGGGCAGCAGCGACGCCGCGGCGACGCTGCGCGGCCTGAACAGATTGTGGAAGCTTGATATTCCGCTCACACAATTGGCGGAACTTTCGGCAACGCTCGGTTCGGATGTGCCATATTGCGTTACCGGCGGCACCGCGGTGGCCAGAGGCAGAGGGGAGGCGCTGGAAAAGCTCCCGTCGCCGCCCGCCTGTTGGGTTGTATTGGCCAGGCCGCCGCTGACCGTATCGACAGCGGACATATATGAGCAATATCGCGTCGGGGAAGGCGATCAGCCGCGTTTTACAAAAGGCGTCGTGCAAGCGGTTTACGCCAGGGACTTTCATCAATTATGCCATTCCCTCGGCAACCATTTGGAGAGTGTCACGCTGCGTTTATATCCGCAAGTAAACAAGATCAAGCGGACGATTTTGCAAATGGGCGCCGACGGGGCGCTCATGTCGGGCAGCGGGCCCGCCGTGTTTGCGCTGGCGAACCGGGAGTCGAAAGCGAAACGCATGATGCGCGGCCTGCGCGGTTTTTGCCGGGATGTGTACATGGTCAGATTATTGGTATGAACCGGCCGGCATCATTGAATAAATCCGTATGCAAATGTTATATTACTTGTATAATGTTCGTGTTTTTTTATTCAGCCAATTTGGAAATAGCGCAATTTGACCGCAGCATGGGAGGGTTAAGCAATGAAAAAGATGAAGCGAAGCGGCCGGTTAGTGGAAATGACCCAATTTTTGCTGATGCGCCCTCACCAATTAATCCCGCTGACGACATTTGCCGATAAATACGACTCCGCCAAATCCTCCATCAGCGAA
This is a stretch of genomic DNA from Bacilli bacterium. It encodes these proteins:
- the yabG gene encoding sporulation peptidase YabG; this encodes MFKSGELVIRKSYGGDIVFRIQSFENGLAVLRGVEYRLLADAPLSDIQRIEDIGAHRGTVESRMKTRETAKRMEMFRNLQREKQENALNISGKQPGKPPFFELPGKVLHLDGDPAYLRKSMQVYSELLIPAEGHFVQEANMPEALYRLLPAVKPDIVVITGHDGLLKRRKEGQVHDLYSYKNSINFAKAVGIARHYERNRDLLTVIAGACQSHFEALLQAGANFASSPKRILIHALDPVYIAAKVAYTPIKETINIYDVISHTISGMQGLGGIESKGSYRIGMPRW
- a CDS encoding Veg family protein is translated as MAKNALIEIKRSLDAHVGRRIMLKANGGRRKTIERTGILEETYPSVFIVKLDQEQHSFKRVSYSYADILTESVEVTVCHDDGQVRISYAPV
- the ispE gene encoding 4-(cytidine 5'-diphospho)-2-C-methyl-D-erythritol kinase, translated to MIVYEKAPAKINLSLDILGKRADGYHEVEMVMASIDLFDRLELAELTEDRIVVSSQAGFIPLDERNLAYQAADLMKREFNIKQGVKIHIDKRIPVAAGLAGGSSDAAATLRGLNRLWKLDIPLTQLAELSATLGSDVPYCVTGGTAVARGRGEALEKLPSPPACWVVLARPPLTVSTADIYEQYRVGEGDQPRFTKGVVQAVYARDFHQLCHSLGNHLESVTLRLYPQVNKIKRTILQMGADGALMSGSGPAVFALANRESKAKRMMRGLRGFCRDVYMVRLLV
- a CDS encoding small, acid-soluble spore protein, alpha/beta type, producing MGRRGRGRSVMSEELKTELAKDLGFYDTVRRNGWGGITTKDAGNMVKKAIQMAEETLAKPNGNDRRN